The region AGAACTTATTGCGGTCGCAGTCATATTACTAGGGCTACTTTCTGCAACAACAGCATAACTTATAATTTGTGCTGCTGTAAAAAATCCCAATAAGAAAAACAGAACCTTCATCATTTGCGCAGTTAGCGGAAAATATAATATTAGGCAAAGGGTTAATAACGATAGCAATGCTGCGATTTTCATTGGTAAAATGCGCAGTCCTCGTTTGTCAGATAACCAACCAATAAATGGGCCTCCTAAGATAGCGCCTAAAAACAACATTGAGTTAATAACGGCTGCATCTTCTTTTGTTATATCTAATCGTTGCATTAAATATAAAGAACCCATCATTGCACCAAAAACAGCAATCGCCATATTCATCAAGCTTGCATACAAAGCAGCACGCATATTTTGACTATTTAAATAAGTTTGCCTCGCGATTCTTAATAACTCTTTTCCATTTTTTACTGCTACCGGCGGATTACTATTTTTTTTATCAACAATACCAAAATACATAATAATAAGCATACCTAAGCCAAGCCAGCCTACTTGTAATAGTGAATCTCGCCAACCAATCTGCCCTACCAATTTAGCTAAGGGATATTGCGCTAACATGCCACCAGTCATAGCAATAGTGACAATGACCCCAGTGATCATAGCCATTCGCCTTGGTGGAAACCAACGTGAGGCAATACGAACAGGGCCAAGAAAACAAAAGGCACTACCAATCCCTGTTATAAATCGACACAGTAATGCCAAATAAAAAGAGTGGGCGTATGCCAAAATAAATGTACTTAATATACAAAGTAACATTGCCACTAAAATTGTATTTTTAGCAGAATATCTATCAAGAACAACACCAGCTACAAGTAGAAAAACAACATTTGATAAATAATAAATACTTGATAAATAAGCCATTTTATCGGCTTGGATATGAAAGTCTTGCATAATATTATCGGCAATAGAAGCAAACATATTACCTTGAATACACTCGTAAAAGAAAAATAATGAAGCACTAAAGCAAACAATCCATGGCCATAACTTACTACCAAAATTAGCTACTTGATTAGATTCTTGTGCGATGTGCATTACATTTTCCTCTATCATTGCCTTGTTGATTCCGCTAACTATTCTTTGCCTTTACAATTTGTTTCCTTAGCTAATAACACTGCAACCAGTCCAGCGATAGCAGTCAAGGGAAACATCCACATGGCGTATTGAAAATCAGCAATAGAATACTGATTACTAGCTAAACCCGCGTGGTGTTGCATTAGCATACCAAATAAGACTTGTCCCATTCCTCCTCCGCCCATTATTAGGACAGAGGCAAGCCCTGTTGCAGCGCCTGTGTTGTCCTTTCCATTGCTTTCTGCGATTAAAGGATAGCTAATTACTTGCGTACTGGTAAAAAAGCCTAACGTAAAAAAGAGAATACTTAATTGTAATTGGGTAAGTCTAATACCTAAAAAGAAAGGCAATACAGTAATTAAAGTAATTAATGCGCCTAATATCATAAGTGGCTTACGTTTACCTTGATGATCAGATAGCCAGCCTGCAAGAGGACAGCCAATAATACTGCCAATAAATATTAAACTTACAATATTGCTCGCCGCAAACCCTGAGACTTGATGAACCACTTCTAAATAACTTGCACCCCAAAGTGCACACAAAACCATGATAGGTAAATTTAGGAAAGAAGTATAAAGTCCTGCCAACCAGTTTTGCCGATTTTTTAGAGCCCGTATAAAACTCGATAAAATATGTGTCTGTATGTCACTCTTTCTTATTGCTCTTCCCTTAGGGCTATCTTGAACAATAATAGCAATCCATCCTAATAACAATATACCTAAAGCACCATCAAGCAATAAAGAATTACGCCAACCATATAATTCATTTAACCGGGCAAATGGCGTATGAGCCATCATGCCACCTAAAAAAGCCATGGTTACGAGTAAACCAATTACAAATGCTTGTCTTCGAGGCGGGAACCAACGAGAGACTAAAACAACGCAAGATAAGAAACAAAATGCATTACCTATCCCAGACAGAAAATGAAAAAAACAAGCCCAATAAAAAGAATTAGTTAAAGCAAAACCAAAGGTACCTATAACGCATAAAAACATCGCAATAAGAATAACAAGACGGGTTGAGAATCGATCTAAAATAATTCCCGCTGGCAGTAAGAAAAGGATATCAGCCCACAAATAAGTACTAGACATCCAACTAAGTTCAGTAGCATCTAGATGAAAGTCATGGCGAAGAGGTAAATTGATTACATCAAAAATATTAAGTTGAAAAAACTCATAAAAGAAAAACAGGCCAGCTGATAAACAAACAAGCCATGCCGTGATACTATTTCGAGGTAAAACATCGCCCGCATCAATTGTCACTGAACTAGACAATAGCTACTCCTTCGCATGGTCTGCAAAAATTGGCCAGCATTATATCAAATCACCATTAAATTTGGTATCTTTTTTGAACAAAAAAATGATTAGCCAAAATTACTCTTTAACGCATAAAAATTTTTTCTAAGTTAATAATCTTTATATAATAAAAATTCTAATTTGTTAATGATTAAATCAGCTAAGGTTTGCATGTTGAAAGAAGTTAACCATTATATATCACCTTTAGTACTTCTTGTATTCGCTTTGATATAGCCAAACCTGCCTTGATCACTTATAGTGATTAAAGTTTAATTTATAAGGATGACTGATGATAAAAGCAAAAGGTTATGCCGCCGAAACCGCTAAAGCACCCCTAAAGCCTTTTTCTTTTGAACGCCGCGATGTTGGTGATTATGATATTCTAATCGATATTCACTATTGTGGTATTTGCCACTCTGATATTCATCAAGCGCGCGACGAATGGGGAGGTTCTTTATTTCCTATGGTGCCTGGGCATGAAATTGTTGGTACAGTTGCCGAAGTTGGTTCAGCTGTCACTAAATTTAAAGAAGGAGATAAAGTAGCTGTTGGTTGCTTTGTCGATTCTTGTAGACACTGTGAGCCTTGCGAGAGTCACATTGAACAATTTTGTATAGAAGGCCCCACATCAACATATAATAGTATGGAGCGTGATGGCAGTCGGACTACACAAGGTGGATATTCCAATTGCATCGTGGTTAATGAACATTTTGTTTTGCATCTTCCTGATAACCTTCCTATGGCAGCAGCAGCACCGTTATTATGTGCTGGTATAACCTTATATTCTCCTTTACACCACTGGCAGGCGGGACCTAATAAAAAAGTTGCTATTGTAGGCCTAGGTGGCCTTGGACATATGGGTATTAAATTAGCGCATGCAATGGGAGCTGAGGTCTCTGCCCTAAGTCATTCACCTTCTAAAGAAAAAGATGCAAAACGCCTTGGTGCTGATAATTTTTATGCTTTAACTGACGATGAAGCGTTTCGTAAGTTACATAATTCATTTGATCTTATTATCAATACCGTTTCTGCACCTATCGATTGGAATAAATATTTACAACTATTAAAATTAGATGGAACCATGGTTATGGTTGGTGTACCAGAAAAAAATATTCCTGTTAGTGCAATGACTTTAATCGGAAATCGGCGAAGTTTAGCAGGTTCATTAGTTGGTGGTATTAAAGAAACACAAGAGATGTTAGATTTTTGTAGCAAACACAATATAACATCTGATATTGAAATGATTCCTATTCAACAAGTTAATGAAGCTTATGAGCGGGTACTTAAGAGTGATGTACGTTACCGCTTCGTTATTGATATGGCCTCCCTTAAAAACGATTAAATTTTGTCATTAACCGCAAGTGTTTCATTTACTTGCGGTTTTACTAAAGTAAGCGATATGCAAGCTAGGCAGGCAACTACAATTAAATAAAAAGCAGGTGCTGTGCTTATCCCTGTGTAATAAATAAGAGAAAATGAAATAAATGGCGTTAAACCACCAAAGAAAGCAAACCCTAAATTATAACTAACGGCAATCCCACTATAACGAATAGACGTTGGATATAGCCTACTTAGAAAACCAGGAATGATACCCGCCGAAAGTCCCATTAAAACTGCACTTAGTAATAGGGATACGATGTAATAGGAAGTTAAATAAGCATAAATAGCAAAAATAGGATAAGCTAATACTATTAATAAAACACTAAGAATTAAAATTAACTTTTTAGTATGAAATTTATCACTAAGATAACCAAAAGGTACAGCAAGGCAAGAACCTAGAGCTACGGCTGCAGTGCGCTCCCAGAGATAAGTAGTCGCAGATAAATTTAATATTTCTTTAAAATAAGCAGGAATAAATAAAAAAAGAGAGGTAATAATGGCAGCACAAAGTGCCGTAAGTAAAGCGCCATTAAGCGTATTCTTACCTTGCTGTTTTATCACTGTTAAAAGAGGAAATTTTTCTGTTTGTTTTTCAATTGCTTGAAATTGCAATGATTCATATAAATTGCGCCGCATTCTATAACTAAACAAGCCCATTATACCGCCAACAATAAATGGTAATCTAAACCCATATGCTTGCATTTGCATATCATTAAACGAACTTACAATAATGGCATAAACGACTGAGCCTATAACAATACCCATTGTTAAAGCACAAAAAATTATGCCACAAGCAAGTCCCCTTTGTTCCGGTATAGACTCACTGACATAGGTGATAGCACCCGGTATTTCCCCGCCAACAGATAAACCTTGTAAAATTCGAAAAATTAATACTAGTATTGGTGCACTTAGTCCTATTTGATTATAAGTAGGCGTACAGCCTATCCCCAAGGTAGCTATAGCCATTAAAAAAATAGAGATAGTAAATGTGCTTTTTCTACCAAAGCGATCACCAAAATGACCAAAGATAATGCCACCAATTGGCCGCACAATGTAACCAATAGCAAAAGTAGCAAAAGTAATGATTAAACTAACAAGAGGATGAGTTACTGGGAAGAAGACGGCAGCCAAATAACTTGCAAACAGGGCGTAAATAATAAAATCATAAAATTCTAAGACTCCGCCTAAGCTTGAGAGAAATAATAGTCTTTTTTGGTTATTAGTCATATATTCCTATATTTATATTAAGTTCCTTTTATTAAAGACAAATTGGCAGGTTTAACTTGAAAACTTTTCCAATTGGGTACAAGTATCATCTGTTTTATAACAGAATCAATTAACTTGTTACTTAATAAAACTAGTATTATTAAAAGAAAAATAATGTAGCGGTTTAAATAATACCAAAAACCTTGTTGTTGCGGCTCAACAATATAATTATTTTGTAGCCAATTAGATATAGCAATACATATCGGTAAATAAATTAAAACAATAATTTCAGCAAAAATGCGTGTTTCCGCAACCAAGCCTACACCTAATAAGCCTAAAAAATAAAAAAAAGTAATATAGCGAATACGTCGATATTTTAATGGAATGTAGTCATAAAAAGTAAACCAAAACAAAGGCAATCCTGCGAAGGCAAAGATAAACATAAAAATATTTTGATCGGCAAAAAGCCACTGCATATTTACTGAAAAATTAGTTACTGAAGTATCATATCGATACCAGTAGGTGTATAAGCCTGATAAATTTAAAACCAAGTAATAAAGCCATAAACGAGCCAAAATATAAGCGCCTAAGCATGAAAAAAAGGGGACTAATAATTTGGATATGTCTTTACAGGAACGCAGATATAGAGCTGGAATTAAAAGAACAATTAAAATACTGCTCTCACGGTTTAGAGTTGCAAAAAAAACACATACTATTAGCCAAAACCAATTTTTTTTTAAACATAAATACAGACCAAGAATAATAAAAAATAGTGACGGTGTGTCATAAGGATAAAAAATAGCCGCGGCCCCGCCTTGTAAAGTAAATCGATAATTAATAATGGTACATAACGGTAACAAAAGGAAAAAAAGCCAGCTGAGCAAAAGGGCTAATTTATTATTAAACTCTAACTGTAATAATTTTTGTAAGGCGAAAAATGTTAAAATAACGAATAAAAGCTCTAAAAGAAAAAAAATTTCATGAGCCTGTAATGAAATCACGCTTGATATCAAGCGTGCTATGAATGGAACAAGCTGACGTTGGGCAAAAGGCAGTGGGACTGTAAAATCTAGCCAACTTTCTAGAGGAATTTGATAATAAAGACCCGTTAATTTTACATGAATATAAGCATATCCTAGTAATAAGACACTCGTAATAAACCAACATTTATAACGAAAGATATCTCTATTTAGACCTTTCGATTCTTGCACCATAGTTTAATCCTAAATTCCTTTTCCCATAGCATAGAGTAAATAAATTAGTTTTTTGGGCTTGGCCTCAAATTGATAATAAGTGAAATGAATCTTATGAGGAATCATTGTCCTTCCCACCTAGGCCAGAAGCTATTTCTTAAACATCACCCTAGTTTGTTTGAAATGGACTCCCACCTATGCCGGACCGACAAATTCACTTACTCTATTAATCAGAGGTCACACCTAGTTTTTCTCAGAAAAGCTTAGCTTTAATAACTAAATTTAAATTAATAATTAATTACTTAGTGGTTTGTATGATAGGTAATTTAATATCCTATAGTAAATCAAACATAAATAGCAGAATTTATCTTACTTGTAATTACAATAGTAAAATATTTCTTTTTATAAAGAGATATGTTATTGCTTAGCGAAAAATTTGACGGCAAATAATATGATTAACTTAAAAAATTACTTTAAAAAGATAAATGTAAGTGAAAAACCTTTCGTCTCTTTAACTAACAAAGAGCAGCTTGAATTTCTAGAGCAAATTTATTTTGCGCATTTAAAAACGTTTCCTTATGAGAATTTTCAATTAAGAGTTATCGCTAAGCAACATCTTTTAAAACGACAATCATTAAATTTTTTTAGTTATGACATGTTACTTACAGGTAATCAAGGCGGCTACTGTTGTCAAACAGCCATGCTTCTATATGACGCTTTAACGCAAATTGGTTTTTC is a window of Legionella busanensis DNA encoding:
- a CDS encoding MFS transporter is translated as MTNNQKRLLFLSSLGGVLEFYDFIIYALFASYLAAVFFPVTHPLVSLIITFATFAIGYIVRPIGGIIFGHFGDRFGRKSTFTISIFLMAIATLGIGCTPTYNQIGLSAPILVLIFRILQGLSVGGEIPGAITYVSESIPEQRGLACGIIFCALTMGIVIGSVVYAIIVSSFNDMQMQAYGFRLPFIVGGIMGLFSYRMRRNLYESLQFQAIEKQTEKFPLLTVIKQQGKNTLNGALLTALCAAIITSLFLFIPAYFKEILNLSATTYLWERTAAVALGSCLAVPFGYLSDKFHTKKLILILSVLLIVLAYPIFAIYAYLTSYYIVSLLLSAVLMGLSAGIIPGFLSRLYPTSIRYSGIAVSYNLGFAFFGGLTPFISFSLIYYTGISTAPAFYLIVVACLACISLTLVKPQVNETLAVNDKI
- a CDS encoding MFS transporter, producing the protein MHIAQESNQVANFGSKLWPWIVCFSASLFFFYECIQGNMFASIADNIMQDFHIQADKMAYLSSIYYLSNVVFLLVAGVVLDRYSAKNTILVAMLLCILSTFILAYAHSFYLALLCRFITGIGSAFCFLGPVRIASRWFPPRRMAMITGVIVTIAMTGGMLAQYPLAKLVGQIGWRDSLLQVGWLGLGMLIIMYFGIVDKKNSNPPVAVKNGKELLRIARQTYLNSQNMRAALYASLMNMAIAVFGAMMGSLYLMQRLDITKEDAAVINSMLFLGAILGGPFIGWLSDKRGLRILPMKIAALLSLLTLCLILYFPLTAQMMKVLFFLLGFFTAAQIISYAVVAESSPSNMTATAISSVSVLVQGGYILYQNLYSYLLIHHGEVKFLNNIPVYSLGDYQFAACMLPIGLIIALLGLFGLKETYGKNLED
- a CDS encoding NAD(P)-dependent alcohol dehydrogenase, whose translation is MIKAKGYAAETAKAPLKPFSFERRDVGDYDILIDIHYCGICHSDIHQARDEWGGSLFPMVPGHEIVGTVAEVGSAVTKFKEGDKVAVGCFVDSCRHCEPCESHIEQFCIEGPTSTYNSMERDGSRTTQGGYSNCIVVNEHFVLHLPDNLPMAAAAPLLCAGITLYSPLHHWQAGPNKKVAIVGLGGLGHMGIKLAHAMGAEVSALSHSPSKEKDAKRLGADNFYALTDDEAFRKLHNSFDLIINTVSAPIDWNKYLQLLKLDGTMVMVGVPEKNIPVSAMTLIGNRRSLAGSLVGGIKETQEMLDFCSKHNITSDIEMIPIQQVNEAYERVLKSDVRYRFVIDMASLKND
- a CDS encoding MFS transporter: MSSSVTIDAGDVLPRNSITAWLVCLSAGLFFFYEFFQLNIFDVINLPLRHDFHLDATELSWMSSTYLWADILFLLPAGIILDRFSTRLVILIAMFLCVIGTFGFALTNSFYWACFFHFLSGIGNAFCFLSCVVLVSRWFPPRRQAFVIGLLVTMAFLGGMMAHTPFARLNELYGWRNSLLLDGALGILLLGWIAIIVQDSPKGRAIRKSDIQTHILSSFIRALKNRQNWLAGLYTSFLNLPIMVLCALWGASYLEVVHQVSGFAASNIVSLIFIGSIIGCPLAGWLSDHQGKRKPLMILGALITLITVLPFFLGIRLTQLQLSILFFTLGFFTSTQVISYPLIAESNGKDNTGAATGLASVLIMGGGGMGQVLFGMLMQHHAGLASNQYSIADFQYAMWMFPLTAIAGLVAVLLAKETNCKGKE